GCCTGCCAGGCTCCGGGCTAGCTGAGTTTGGCCGGCTACCGTGTCGGCGAGGGCTAGCGATGCGGCTAGGGCGGCCGGGCCTGCGGCAAGGAGCCACAAGCTAGCCACTAAAACGAGTTGCTTCATGCTACGAAACTACTGCTAGCCTACCGCAGCTTGGTTTTGCCAAAGCGGTACGCTACATCCAGGTAGGCCGGATAGATGCCACTGTCGTTCCGCGAGTTGTAATACAATGCCCCCAGGCTGCCGCTAAAGCGCGGCGAGGCGTAGCGGAGGCCTGCCAGCCCGGCAATGCCGCCGCTGCCATCAAAGCTGGTGATATACGTTTCGTTGACCACCGAAAACAGGCGCGACACCCGCACGTTGGCCCCGAAAACGCCCACTGGTGAGTTGCCAATGCCGTCGCTACCAAAGCCATAGCCCAGGCCGAAGGTCACGTTGGTATCGGCCGAGCCATAGGTAGCCAGGCCATAGCCCACGCCGGCGCTGCCACTGCCGCCGCCTACACCCGTAGCAAAACCGTAGAGCACCCCCGCGCCTACACGAAAGTTATTGCTCACCGGCACGCTGGCTTTGGGCGTGATGGCGATGGCCGGAACGCCAAAAAACGGGATTACGGGCACTAGCAGCCCCAGCGAAATATTATCGGTCAGGCCGTAATTGACTCCTAGCAGAAACACGTTGAGCGCCTGCACGTAACCTTCGCCTTGGTACAGGTTGCGGGCCGTAGGGGCAATGAACATGCGTGTGCCGTTGCCCACGTAATCGAAGCCCCGCCGGGCCTGCTCGGGCGTCTGCGACATGAGCTGCCGCACGCTGGCCCGCTGCACCGTAACCAGGCCCAATTCCTTGGTTTCGAAGGTCAGCGTTTGGTCGGTGCTGGCGCGGAGCGTGCCGCTAAACTGCGTGCCCCCAACGGTTTCTATACTGTATAGCTGCCCAATAACTTCCGAATGACCGATGACTATGGCCGATGGCAACGCAGTAGCCAGGCGGGCAGGGCTCTCCGGGCTAGCGGGCAGCGGCTGGGGTGGCTGCGGAGCACCAGGCAAAACCGGCTGCTGGGCAAACCCTGGCCCAACTACCAGACTTAGCAACCCCCACAGTAGTAAGTGAATACGCATTCGCAAAAGCTGCCAGGGAAATGGTTGGCTGCTTTCACAAAGATGCAGGGCATCTCCTATGCAGTTGCAAAGTTAATTGTTTGACAGTCAGACACTAAATCAGGCACTTTCCGATGTATTTTCCCACACACCGGCCATACACAATTAGTTGATGAATAATTGATTAAGCTGCGTCGCTGGCTTTTTTACCGTGTCAAAAATCTGACTTTTGGAGCATTCAGGCAGCTCTACCCGCGCCAGCTGCCGGTGCTCGGTGGGCGACCGGTAGCTTTTTCGGTGGCCGATTCGCCGGCCGGCACTTCCTTTAATTCGACGCGCACGGCGTAGGAGCGGGGCTGCACCTTCTGCCCATAGGCATCGGCAAACTCCTGGGTAAACTCGGCGCCGAAAAATAGGATGAGCGAGGAATAATAAATCCAGACCAGCAGCACAATGGCCGAGCCCGCCGCCCCAAATGCCGAGCCAGGGTCTGATTTAGATATGTAAAAGGAAATCAGATATTTACCCAGGATAAACAGCACCGCCGTGATGAAAGCCCCGATGCCCACGTCGCGCCAGCGGATAATGGCATCGGGCAAGAACCGGTATATCATCCCGAAGAGCAGCGTCGTCACCACCAGCGACAAACTCACATCGACCAGCTTGATGGCGATGAGCCCCACATCGGGCAGTAGCCGCTGCAAATAGCCGGTAAATACGCTCAGCAACGCGCTCACTACGAAGGAAGTAAGCAACAGCAAAGCCACGCTCAGGATAAGGCCGAACGAGAGCACGCGCTGCCGCAGGTACTGCCCAATGCCAATGCCCTCGGTCTTCACCTTGAGGTTCCAGATGTCGTTGATGCTGTCTTGCAGCGTCACGAAAAAGGTGGTGGCCGCAAAAATGAGCGTACCCACGCCGATGGTGGTGGCTAGCCCGCCCTTCTGCTGTAAAGTGAACTTGGCAATGCTTTCTTGCAAAAAAGCGGCTGCGTCGGCGCCCACCAGCCCCTTTATTTGGCCGTAAATCTGCCCAGTGAGCGCCTCGCCGCCATACACGGCGCTGGCCAACGTAATGACGATGAGCAGCAGCGGCGGCAGCGAGAAAATGGTGTAGTACGACAGCGCCGCCGCGTGGCGAAAGGCGTTGTTGTTGCTGAATTCGGTAGCCGTGGCTTTGACCAGCGAAAGAATGTCGGAAAACTGATAGCGCGCCATCCAGGTAGCTGTTGGGGTACCGGCTAGCGGCTAGGTAGCTGCTGCCCGGCACGAAGTACTAGCCTCCATACGGGCGGCGCAACATTTTGCCCGAAAAGTGCCCGAATAAATTCGGCTAGCCCGCGTGCAGCGTCCAGCTCCGCGTCTGGGTGGGGCAGTAGTGCAGGGCAGTGGCCAGCTCGGCATCGTCGCGAAACTGCAACTGGTGCAATATCTTGGCTTCTACACTTACTGTCAATTCTTTAGCCACAAAAGGCCAGGGGCTTACCACTAGGGGCGTGCCCGGCCCGGCCGGCTGCCGCACCAGGTGCGCCGTGCGGTGGCCGTTGCCCAGCGGGTCGGGATAAATTTCGACGGCGCGGCCCATCTCAGGCACCTCATTGCGGCACAGGATGAGCGACAGCCGGTCGCACCAGTGCAGCAGGTCGTAGGCCTGGGCCGCCTGGGCCTTGGTCAAACTCAACTCCTTGAGCCAGCGCTCCTGGCGCGCGCGCAGCTCGTCGAGAAAGCTGGTAATTTCGGCACTGCTGCCGCGTAGCGACTCGTACAGGGTGCTCAGGTGCATGCTCGTGAGCAGGCTGCGCCAGCGCCCCTGAAAGCGCGCCGCGTGCAACACCTTCGTAGCCTGCTCGATAGAAAAAGCCTGCTGCGTGAAATTGGCCGGGGCGCCGGCCGGCGTGAGGCCGTGGTGGCCGCCGCGCCCGTGCCAGGCATCCTGCTCATCGTCATGCTGCGCGGTGGCCGCCAGCAGGCCCACCCAGCGGTCGGGGGCCAGAAAAGGCGGCCAGTGCCAAGCCAGCTGCGTTGCTAACAAAGCGTGGGCTTGTTGGTAGATTATCTGCCAGCCGGTGGGAATGGGGTTGACTATCATGCGTAGATGCCGGGATTTTGTCGCAGTTTTGGGGCCGTTTACGCTAAAAAGAGGAAGCTGGACCACAAAATTGGTATTGGTTGCGCAATAGCGATTCTTTCCTTCCTCTAAATTTTGCGCGCTTGTTTTATGTACGTCCAGTTGCAGGATATTCTTGACCACCCACTGCCTTCGCTGGCCGTGGTGGGAAATTTGATAATCATCGAGAGCCTGCTTTCGGTGGATAATGCCGCCGTGCTCGCCACGCTGGTGGGCGACCTGCCCGCCGCCCAGCGCAAGCAGGCACTGCGCTACGGCATTTTTGGGGCCTACTTGTTTCGGGGGTTGTGCCTGGTATTTGCCTCCTACTTGGTAGGCTTTTGGTTTCTGAAGCCGCTGGGGGCCTTTACTTACTTTATCTGTGCTTCAATTACTTCCGCACTACTAAGACCGAGGAAGACGAGTCACCCGATAAGCAGAAGAGCTGGCTCTACCGCAGCACCATCGGGCTGCTCGGCCCCTTCTGGGCCACCGTGGCAGTGATTGAGCTGATGGATGTGGCTTTTTCCATTGACAACGTGTTTGCGGTGGTGGCGTTTAGCAACAATCTCATCCTCATTATAGTGGGCGTATTCATCGGCATCCTGGCCATGCGGCTGGTGGCGCAGGCCTTTGTGGGGCTGATGGGCAAATACCCCTTTCTCGAAACCTCGGCTTTTGTGGTCATCGGTGTGCTGGGGCTCAAGCTGCTGCTGTCGCTGCTCGAACACTTCGCGCCGGGCCACCCGGTCAGCGACTTTCTCGACAGCGACCTCGCCGATGCGGGCCTCACGGTGCTCACGATTGCTACGTTTGGAGTACCGCTGCTCACCTCGCGGCTGCTGGGCTGGCCACGGCGGCTGGGCAGCCAGTAGCCTAGCCCCTTGTTCCCATGCCCGACCCTAGCGGCAGTACTCCCGACATGCTTGGCCGGCCCGTGCCCCTCACCGTGCGCCTGCCCGACGGCCGCCGCCTGGGCCTCACGCGCTACGGCGACCCTAGCCACCCGGTGGCGGTGTTTCACCACGGCTTCGGCTCCAGCAGCCTCGAGCTGCCGCCCGCCCCGGTGCTGCTGGCTAGCCTGGGCTTGCAGGTATTGGCGCTCGACCGGCCCGGCGTGGGCCAGAGCGACGTGTACCGCCGCCACACGTTTGCCACGTTTGCCGCCGAAACCGTGGCGGTGCTCGACGCGCTGGGCATCGCCGGGCCGGTGGGCGTGCTGGGCTGGTCGGTGGGCGGCGTGCACGCGCAGGCGCTGGCCGCGCTCTACCCGGCGCGCGTGGCGGCGGTGCACCTGCTGAGCACCTGCCTGCCGCTGGGCGAGCCGGCCTGCTACCAGCACCTCTCCCCCACCTGGAAATTTCTGCGCTGGGGCCAGCTCGGCTTTCCGTGGCTGAACCGCACTACCTTCTTGTGGCTGAGCCGGCAGTGGGCGCGCCACCCCGACCGCACCATCGCCGGGTTTATCTGCCTCCTGCGCCCCGCCGAGCGCCGGGTGACGCAGGAGTTTCGGGCGCTGCTGCGCGATGCGGCTAGGCAGGGCTTTGCCCACGCCGGCCGGGGCGTCTACGACGATGCCCAGGCGTGGTGCCGGCCGCCGGGCTTTCGCATCGAAGCCATTCGGGCGCCCACCACGCTCTGGCACGGCGCGGCCGATGGCGTGTGGGCGCCCAGCAATATTCCGTACTTGGCTAGCCGCATTGTGGGCGCCCGGCTGCACCTGCTGCCCGGCCAGGGCCACATGCTGTATCTCGAAAACTGGGCAGAAATTCTGACCCAGCTCCGGGCCGAAATGCCGGCGTGATGACTTGGATTAGCCGATGTCGCTAGGCCTCTACCGGCTCGCGCAGGTGGGCCAGCATGTCGTGGGTCATCCTGGCCAGGTCGTAGCCGGGCACCCAGCCCCAGTCCTGGCGGGCGGCGGTGTCGTCGATGCTAGCCGGCCACGAGTCGGCAATGGCCTGGCGGCCATCGGGCTTGTAGGTGACGTGGAAGCCCGGCATTTCCTGCCGGATGCTGGCCGTGATTTCCTGGGGCGAGAAGCTCATGGCGCCCAGGTTGTAGCTGGTGCGTACCTTGATGCTTTCGGCCGGGGCGTGCATGAGGTCGAGCGTGGCCTTTAGGGCGTCGGGCATGTACATCATGGGCAGGTAGGTATCGGGCTTGAGGAAGCACTCGAAGTCCTCGCCGGCCACGGCCTTGTGGTAGATGTCCACGGCGTAGTCGGTGGTGCCGCCGCCGGGCAGGCTCTTATAGCCAATGAGGCCGGGGTAGCGCAGGCTGCGCACGTCGAGGCCGTGGTGGCGGTGGTACCACTCGCACCACTGCTCGCCGGCCAGCTTGCTGATGCCGTACACCGTGTTGGGGTTCATTACCGTGACCTGCGGGGTGCGCGCGCGGGGCGTGTCGGGGCCAAACACGGCAATGGAGCTGGGCCAGTACACCTGCGGCACCCGGTACTGCACGGCCAGGTTCAGCACGTTCAGCAGGCCATCCATATTAAGCTTCCAGGCAAACATCGGGTCTTTCTCAGCGGTGGCGGAGAGCAAGGCCGCGAGGTGATATATCTGCACCGGCCGATACTGCTGCACTAGGGCTTCAAGGCGCGGCTTGTCTAGCACGTCGAGCAGCTCGAATGGGCCGCCGGCTAGGGCCGCTGGGTCTTTAGGCGGGCGCACATCGGCGGCCACCACTGCTTCGGGCGCGTAGCGTTGGCGCAGGGCAGCGGTCAGCTCCAGACCAAGCTGGCCGCAGGCGCCAATAACGAGGACGGTTCCGGGTGTTCGGGGGGTGGCAGTATCGCCGGGCGTGGTTTCCATGAAATACAAAAACGGGTGAGGGAGGGGGTGGGATAGCGCGTGCCGCAAAGATACGGCCAGGGCCAGGGCTGGGGTTTGAGGCCGCGTGCAACGCGGACTATCGCCCCGTGTATCTTTCCGGTCTATGACCAGGTGTCTACTCTTTATCCTCACGCTTTTGACCTCTCTTGGCAACTCTCAGCCTGGCTTTGCACAGGCCCCGCCTTCGCCCTACCGCAACCTCATTATGAAGGGCGGCGGCATCCGGGGCATTGCCTACGGCGGGGCATTGCAGGAGCTGGAAAGCCGGGGCGTGCTGGCCCGCATCGAGCGGGTGGGCGGCACTTCGGCGGGCGCTATTCAGGCGGCGCTGCTGGCGGTGGGCTACTCGGCCCAGGAGATTATCAACGTGGTGAACGCCACGCCCGTGCAGCGCCTCAACGACGGTCGGTTCATCTTCCTCGGCGGCACGCACCGGCTGGTGAAGCAGTACGGCTGGTACCGGGGCGACGAGTTTGCGCGCTACCTCAGCGAGCTGGTGGCCCGCAAAACCCAGCGGCCCGGCCTCACCCTAGGCGAGCTGCACGCTCTGGCCCTGGCGCAGCCCGGCCACTTCCGCGACCTCTACACTACCGGCACCAACCTCACCACCCAGCGCACGCAGGTGTTCAGCTACGAAACCAACCCCACCATGCGCGTGGCCGACGCCGTGCGCATCAGCATGAGCATTCCGCTCTATTTCCGGGCCGTGCTGCTCGATGCCCAGAACAACGTCATCACCGGCCAGCCGGCGCCCGGCCAATCGGTGCAGGTGCTCGTCGATGGCGGCCTGCTGGCTAATTATCCCATCGACCTCTTTGACTACCCGCGCTACCTGCCGGCTAGCCTCGCCGCCACCGCCCGGCCCGATGCGCGCGGCCACGTCTACAACCCCGAAACGCTGGGCCTGCGCCTCGACCGCGCCGAGCAGATTGCCTGCGACACCGCCGCCACCGGCCGCCAGCAGCTCGCCCCCTACGCCGTTACCGACTTCAATTCCTACGTGGGCGCCCTCTACACCGTGGCCCTCGAAAACCTCAATCCCATGCAGGCGGCCGACTGGCAGCGCACCATCAGCATCAATTTCCTGGGGTTCGGCCCGAAGATTAAGCGGATTTCCGCTGCGCAAAAGCAGCAGCTCATGGCCAGTGGCCGGGCCGGCGTGCAGGCGTTTTTTGCCGCGCGCGGCAAGCTCCGGTAGCCGGCGGTAATCCTAGAAGCGGTGAGACGATACTTAAGCTGGCGCTTATAAGGCCAGGTTTTATGAGTGAGAATACCGTTGCGATAATTGGGCTGCTACTGTTTATAGTAGGCCTGCCGCTGGCCCTTAGTGCGCACGAGCACTTTCAGGCTAAAAAGCTGGCTCGGCCCGTTGTGCGGTTTGCCTACGATGGCTGGCGGGTGCCAAGCCTGCTCTGGACGCTGTTCCAGACCACTTTTGGCTTAAGTCTGGTAATAGGAGCCGGAGCCACGCTTGTAACGCTGCAAGCGCCGCTTCTCGCCTTTTTGTTGGCTACGCTCATCCTTCGCGTTGCCTGGTGGCAATTTCCCGCCGTGCGCTTATTCTTGACGTATTGGTGGCACGATGGCCGCGCCGTTCTTGTTTTTGACAAGGCACAAAGGATGGCATTTTATGACAACCGGGTATT
The genomic region above belongs to Hymenobacter sp. BRD128 and contains:
- a CDS encoding patatin-like phospholipase family protein, whose product is MTRCLLFILTLLTSLGNSQPGFAQAPPSPYRNLIMKGGGIRGIAYGGALQELESRGVLARIERVGGTSAGAIQAALLAVGYSAQEIINVVNATPVQRLNDGRFIFLGGTHRLVKQYGWYRGDEFARYLSELVARKTQRPGLTLGELHALALAQPGHFRDLYTTGTNLTTQRTQVFSYETNPTMRVADAVRISMSIPLYFRAVLLDAQNNVITGQPAPGQSVQVLVDGGLLANYPIDLFDYPRYLPASLAATARPDARGHVYNPETLGLRLDRAEQIACDTAATGRQQLAPYAVTDFNSYVGALYTVALENLNPMQAADWQRTISINFLGFGPKIKRISAAQKQQLMASGRAGVQAFFAARGKLR
- a CDS encoding NAD-dependent epimerase/dehydratase family protein, translated to METTPGDTATPRTPGTVLVIGACGQLGLELTAALRQRYAPEAVVAADVRPPKDPAALAGGPFELLDVLDKPRLEALVQQYRPVQIYHLAALLSATAEKDPMFAWKLNMDGLLNVLNLAVQYRVPQVYWPSSIAVFGPDTPRARTPQVTVMNPNTVYGISKLAGEQWCEWYHRHHGLDVRSLRYPGLIGYKSLPGGGTTDYAVDIYHKAVAGEDFECFLKPDTYLPMMYMPDALKATLDLMHAPAESIKVRTSYNLGAMSFSPQEITASIRQEMPGFHVTYKPDGRQAIADSWPASIDDTAARQDWGWVPGYDLARMTHDMLAHLREPVEA
- a CDS encoding alpha/beta fold hydrolase, producing MPDPSGSTPDMLGRPVPLTVRLPDGRRLGLTRYGDPSHPVAVFHHGFGSSSLELPPAPVLLASLGLQVLALDRPGVGQSDVYRRHTFATFAAETVAVLDALGIAGPVGVLGWSVGGVHAQALAALYPARVAAVHLLSTCLPLGEPACYQHLSPTWKFLRWGQLGFPWLNRTTFLWLSRQWARHPDRTIAGFICLLRPAERRVTQEFRALLRDAARQGFAHAGRGVYDDAQAWCRPPGFRIEAIRAPTTLWHGAADGVWAPSNIPYLASRIVGARLHLLPGQGHMLYLENWAEILTQLRAEMPA
- a CDS encoding DUF3891 family protein, giving the protein MIVNPIPTGWQIIYQQAHALLATQLAWHWPPFLAPDRWVGLLAATAQHDDEQDAWHGRGGHHGLTPAGAPANFTQQAFSIEQATKVLHAARFQGRWRSLLTSMHLSTLYESLRGSSAEITSFLDELRARQERWLKELSLTKAQAAQAYDLLHWCDRLSLILCRNEVPEMGRAVEIYPDPLGNGHRTAHLVRQPAGPGTPLVVSPWPFVAKELTVSVEAKILHQLQFRDDAELATALHYCPTQTRSWTLHAG
- a CDS encoding YihY/virulence factor BrkB family protein — protein: MARYQFSDILSLVKATATEFSNNNAFRHAAALSYYTIFSLPPLLLIVITLASAVYGGEALTGQIYGQIKGLVGADAAAFLQESIAKFTLQQKGGLATTIGVGTLIFAATTFFVTLQDSINDIWNLKVKTEGIGIGQYLRQRVLSFGLILSVALLLLTSFVVSALLSVFTGYLQRLLPDVGLIAIKLVDVSLSLVVTTLLFGMIYRFLPDAIIRWRDVGIGAFITAVLFILGKYLISFYISKSDPGSAFGAAGSAIVLLVWIYYSSLILFFGAEFTQEFADAYGQKVQPRSYAVRVELKEVPAGESATEKATGRPPSTGSWRG